The window gagaaaacccacttgtagagaaatatatatgtaaaaacggctcgtttgggttgagaacattttttacgtagaggagcgaacaacgtttcgaccttcttcgggcacgtgccgtttttacataaatactgTTACACCTGTCTTAATTTTCCACCTAgcagtgtgaaaaaaaaaaacctcattcTAACGACAAAACAATTCTGTTTAGTTTCAACGTTGACTTGGAATTATATAGTTGCCAATATTTAAAACCTCATAAGAGTCGACAGCCTTGCTGATGCCCCGAAATTCATTTACTGGAATGTTTGGTTAAAGTACCAAACACGTTTAATTGTtcattcaatatttatttgaCGTTGAAATTATTGTCAAGATAACAATTATCACATAACgagaaatgaatattttgttgcCATAGTTTCAGTAACTAACTTGCTGAACTTGTAAGATATCAAAGCTCTTACTGATAATTCAGCAGGAAAAGATAAATTATCATGAAACGGCATGACTTTGTTCAAATgttcttatttgtattaatattctgAAACGCATccagtgtaaaaaataaaaggctagtgtttataattcttaaaatattccAATCATTAGGAAGTCCAGTATCTGAATTATTAATTCTTTCTGgtatttgaaaaacattaaaacgaGTTTGTATCCAAATCCAAAGTATAAGTTTCACCTCGGACTCCACTGACGTAACACAAGAAACCTCTTGTTCACTGGCCTCAGTTTCAGGATTCTACGAACTGAGAGCCACGTGCTTAACTCAAGGTAAACACCAAGTTCTTTAAACTTGGGAATCAACCCTATAGAGTAGTCGAACTTACCAATATTTGATGGGCCGTGACGTCACGCGGCAACCTCTTGAACAAGTGCCTGAAAACACTTAGTCCATGAATGCACACAGAGCGTTCTCAGTGTTGATGAAGATTTGCTGAGTCATGATGGAAGCACATTTTTTCTAGTTTCGTGGAAGATTGGGTGAGGAACACTTAGTGTAAGAACCATAACAGGAAGTGTTACGAAAGTAAACTTTACAGAGTTATTGACACAGCAGCCACTTGAAAAACTGAGTAAGctagtattttaaaattgaaaaaaaaaatgaatgcttataatgtatatgtacatacacatacATGTAACAGTTACCATTTTGTGTCCACAGATGGTATAGATGTAGATATGTTAGTCACTCTTTTCTATATACACAGAAACTATAGATGTATACATATTAGTAATTATTTGCTATATACACAGATAGTATAGATGTATACATGTTAGTAACTATTTTCTATATGCACAGATAGTATAGATGTATACCTGTTAGTCACTATTTTCTATGTGCACAGATAGTTTAGATGTATACATGTTAGTCACTGTTCTCTTTATATACAGATAGTATAGATGTATGTATGCTAGTCACCATTTTCTATGTACACAGATAGTATAGATGTATGTATGTTAGTCACCATTTTCTATGTACACAGTATAGATGTATGTATGTTAGTCACCATTTTCTATGTACACAGATAGTATAGATGTATGTATGCTAGTCACCATTTTCTATGTACACAGATAGTATAGATGTATGTATGTTAGTCACCATTTTCTATGTACACAGATAGTATAGATGTATGTATGCTAGTCACCATTTTCTATGTACACAGATAGTATAGATGTATACATGTTAGTCACTGTTCTCTTTATATACAGATAGTATAGATGTATGTATGTTAGTCACCATTTTCTATGTACACAGATAGTATAGATTATGTATGTTAGTCACCATTTTCTATGTACACAGATAGTATAGATGTATGTATGTTAGTCACCATTTTCTATGTACACATAGAAAACAGTGACTAACATATATACATCTATACTATGTACACAGATAGTGTAGATGTATGTATGTTAGTCACTATTTTGTATATACAAAGgtggtatatatgtatatattactttatacatACTGGGTTACTTACATGAAACCTACAGAATGGTGGACaagtaacaacatatatattactgtgtATGTATTGGGCTACTTACATGAAACTTGGTGTGTTGGACTAGTAAcatgtatattactttatatgtaCTGGGCTACTTACATGAAACTTATTGTGTTGGACTGGTAACAAcatgtatattactttatatgtaCTGGGCTACTTACATGAAACTTACAGAATGGTGGACAAGTAACAAcatgtatattactttatatgtaCTGGGCTACTTACATGAAACTTAGTGTGTTGGACTAGTAACAACATGTATATTACTTTACATGTACTGGGCTACTTACATGAAACTTAGTGTGTTGGACTGGTAACAAcatgtatattactttatatgtaCTGGGCTACTTACATGAAACTTAAGTGTGTTGGACCAGTAACAAcatgtatattactttatatgtaCTGGGCTACTTACATGAAACTTAGTTGTTGGACTAGTAACAACATGTATATTACCTTATATGTATTGGGCTACTTACATGAAACTTAGTGTGTTGGACTAGTAACAAcatgtatattactttatatgtaCTGGGCTACTTACATGAAACTTAGTGTGTTGGACTAGTAACAAcatgtatattactttatatgtaCTGGGCTTCTTACATGAAACTTAGTTGTTAGACTGGTAACAAcatgtatattactttatatgtaCTGGGCTACTTACATGAAACTTACTGTGTTGGACTGGTAACaacatgtatattattttacatgtacTGGGCTACTTACCTGAAACTTAGTGTGTTGGACCAGTAACAACATGTATATTACCTTATATGTATTGGGCTACTTACATGAAACTTAGTGTGTTGGACTAGTAACAAcatgtatattactttatatgtaCTGGGCTACTTACATGAAACTTAGTGTGTTGGACTAGTAACAAcatgtatattactttatatgtaCTGGGCTACTTACATGAAACTTACTGTGTTGGACTGGTAACAAcatgtatattactttatatgtaCTGGGCTACTTACATGAAACTTACTGTGTTGGACTGGTAACAACATGTATATTACTTTACATGTACTGGGCTACTTACATGAAACTTAGTGTGTTGGACTGGTAACAAcatgtatattactttatatgtaCTGGGCTACTTACATGAAACTTACTGTGTTGGACTGGTAACAACATGTATATTACTTTACATGTACTGGGCTACTTACATGAAACTTAGTGTGTTGGACTGGTAACAAcatgtatattactttatatgtaCTGGGCTACTTACATGAAACTTAGTTGTTGGACTGGTAACAACATGTATATTACTTTACATGTACTGGGCTACTTACATGAAACTTAGTGTGTTGGACTAGTAACAACATGTATATTACTTTACATGTACTGGGCTACTTACATGAAACTTAGTGTGTTGGACTGGTAACAAcatgtatattactttatatgtaCTGGGCTACTTACATGAAACTTAAGTGTGTTGGACCAGTAAcatgtatattactttatatgtaCTGGGCTACTTACATGAAACTTAGTTGTTGGACTAGTAACAACATGTATATTACCTTATATGTATTGGGCTACTTACATGAAACTTAGTGTGTTGGACTAGTAACAAcatgtatattactttatatgtaCTGGGCTACTTACATGAAACTTAGTGTGTTGGACTGGTAACAAcatgtatattactttatatgtaCTGGGCTACTTACATGAAACTTAAGTGTGTTGGACCAGTAAcatgtatattactttatatgtaCTGGGCTACTTACATGAAACTTAGTTGTTGGACTAGTAACAACATGTATATTACCTTATATGTATTGGGCTACTTACATGAAACTTAGTGTGTTGGACTAGTAACAAcatgtatattactttatatgtaCTGGGCTACTTACATGAAACTTAGTGTGTTGGACTAGTAACAAcatgtatattactttatatgtaCTGGGCTACTTACATGAAACTTAGTTGTTGGACCAGTAACAAcatgtatattactttatatgtaCTGGGCTACTTACATGAAACTTACTGTGTTGGACTGGTAACAACATGTATATTACCTTATATGTATTGGGCTACTTACATGAAACTTAGTGTGTTGGACTAGTAACAAcatgtatattactttatatgtaCTGGGCTACTTACATGAAACTTAGTGTGTTGGACTAGTAACAAcatgtatattactttatatgtaCTGGGCTACTTACATGAAACTTACTGTGTTGGACTGGTAACAAcatgtatattactttatatgtaCTGGGCTACTTACATGAAACTTAGTGTGTTGGACTGGTAACAAcatgtatattactttatatgtaCTGGGCTACTTACATGAAACTTAGTTGTTGGACTGGTAACAAcatgtatattactttatatgtaCTGGGCTACTTACATGAAACTTAGTGTGTTGGACTAGTAACaacatgtatattattttacatgtacTGGGCTACTTACATGAAACTTAGTGTGTTGGACTGGTAACaacatgtatattattttatatgtactgGGCTACTTACATGAAACTTAGTTGTTGGACTGGTAACAAcatgtatattactttatatgtaCTGGGCTACTTACATGAAACTTAGTGTGTTGGACTGGTAACAAcatgtatattactttatatgtaCTGGGCTACTTACATGAAACTTTGTGTGTTGGACTAGTAAcatgtatattactttatatgtaCTGGGCTACTTACATGAAACTTATTGTGTTGGACTAGTAAcatgtatattactttatatgtaCTGAGCCACTTACATGAAACTTATTGTGTTGGACTAGTAACAAcatgtatattactttatatgtaCTGGGCTACTTACATGAAACTTTGTGTGTTGGACTAGTAAcatgtatattactttatatgtaCTGAGCCACTTACATGACACTTATTGTGTTGGACTAGTAAcatgtatattactttatatgtaCTGAGCCACTTACATGAAACTTATTGTGTTGGACTAGTAACAAcatgtatattactttatatgtaCTGGGCTACTTACATGAAACTTAAGAGTCGTAGGATTGTTATAAAATGATAGCGGAACTATTGTATTGAAACCGTGTTCATTGGTCCTTATTAACGTGTGTTGTATTGAAACTATGTACATTGGTTCTTATTAACGTGTATTGTATTGAAACTATGTACAATGGTTCTTATTAACGTGTACTGAATTTAAACTATGTACATTGGTTATTATTGTATACTGAATTTAAACTATGTACATTGGTTATTATTGTATACTGAATTTAAACTATGTACATTGGATCTTTTTAATGTGTAAAACGTCTTCTCCAAACTTAATGCTATTGAAGGGTGCTACCAAACGTTTTTACTGACGACAAACCTATACTTCCTTAAGTTAGGCttacatataatgtatatttatgcaTCGTTCTATTGCTTTAGTCTCTTCCAAAAATCACTTATTTTACATAGTAGTTGTAATTGCGAACGATAATCAAACACACTATTTCATAGTAAGGTAAATAAAATTTCACATCGAACTAATTATATggtgattaatattttaatacgttTTGTTAGTACAACATTTCATAGAATTCTTGGTTAAATACAATACTTATCCGAATATCTGtcttaaaaaagaacaaatatctCACAATTTTagcttttataatataaaaagcaCTAATGATTTTTATGTCAGCAATACAAAAAATTACTGAAACGTGGGTAGGTGACCATAACATATGAATTTGTATGTAATTATGAAAGGCGAACAAAATTCgtattaaatcaaaacaataataaaagaaagaaacggGTCTCCTTTTCTGTTTAAAGCAAACCAAATCCTGCTCACATATGGTCGTGAAAGTCGATCTGGACGAACTTGGCAATTTCAAAGTCCACGCTTTCTCGAGGAACTCCAACATTAGTAAGAAGGGACCGCAAAACACCAAGTTCTTTGGTTAACAGTTGTACCCGATTCCGTAAGGAGTTGTTTTCACGGCTTAGTTCAGATACCTTGTGCTCTGTTTCGCGGCTACGGAACTTAGCCCTCTCTCGAGACTTCCTCACAGCAATATTGTTGCGTTCGCGTCGACGTCGATACTCGTCGCTGTTCTTGTTGAcagtttttttgctttttttctttccttggtAATTACTGGAACAGCCGTCAAGACTGTGATGCATACCTTCAACCAATCTTTGCCCGAGAACGGTCTCGCTGGAGCTATTTAATACAGTAGTGGCCACAGAGCTGGACTGCGTAGAGGATCCACTCACAGTCCTAGTTCCAGTACCTACGGAATACTGATTAGAACAAGCACCTAGGCTGAGATACTGGCCACTATTATCCAAATCACCAGGCTCTTGTTTCACGTCAATGGTAGACTCAATCTCATTATGTTCGATCGCGAAAGAGAGCTGCCGTGGCATTCCCTTGAGGGGAGACAGCTCCACTGGTCGGTGGACCTGGTTGAAAGCGGTGGTCGGAGTGGATTTGGCACTGTCAGTGAGCTCAGTAAACGAGTTTTGTGAAATATTCGCTGTTATAAAGTCttgcaaattaaaagaaaattcgGGAGAACTTAGTTCAGCCAGTAAAAAATCTTTTTTCGCAGGGTTCACTGTACTACCAATATTCCTGTTACATTTAAAGTCCTCAACTTCAAGGAGCGGTCGGTCATACATGTGTGGTGATTCCATTCCCAGAGAAGTAATGAATCATGATGAAATATCTCCCGTTAACCAGTCCACAGTCTAATATCAAACTGTCTTAGTGAGAAGGCTTCTTGTGAGTCACTTAATGGTGAAATGATTGCACAATAGACTGAAATTATATCTTAATTACAGACAGCAACATTACTAATACTGTGTTAAGAACAAgcaaatacataaacatttaccataaaaataaaatattcaccatTCCTAAAGTTatctttatacatacatacatatatatatatatcttattatttCTGGGATATCACATAATTACGCCTATGCACACGACAAAAAGTACTGGATCTTGTTTGTGATTGGTGACATCAAACTCGCCTTTCTATGACATCACAAAGGTAGAGCCTGTTAGCTGACGAATCAATGACGTAGACATCTTGTGAGAATTAAGTGTAGGCTTCTGCTGTATTATATTGGTTTGAAAAACAACACCGGTAGTAGAAAATCCTGATATTAGATGGTAAAAAATACGTAACTTTGTATGAAGTAATACTTAGGCTACACAGTGCTTTATCTTTCataaattcagttttaaactttttggttataaattaatatatactgGTATTAAGTTCCACTGTATATTTATCTCATGCAACAAAGTTGACTCTTGTTATCATGAACTGTAACAGACGTATTTCCTTTGTTTACTCTGTCGagaagtacagggtgttcgaaaagtcactgtgcacttatatagttattaacagacatgtttcaatatagaatacaggaggtaaatatgaatgacaattataaacaatgttgaaagtaaccctcgttggcatcaatacaggcgtggatccttcttattttgtttctaaacaccgctatcagttgctggcttgaaattgaatgaatgctgttatcgctgctttcaaaactgcacagtgactttccgaacaccctgtatttcacGCCCCTTTCTTTCTAATACTCAACAGTATGCATTGTCACTTAGCAACATAACTATCATCCGAACAACTATGGTGTTTATGTTGAACGCTCAATATTCATGtcgatttgttatttttttttttgcattctttttttcttataaattcggtgatgtaacagtaaaataatttaattcagacgttttattatattgtatcgtagtcaaaagcaaaataaaatttaccaaataGTGTTTCAGCTACGCTTTACCTTACACTTATGTATTAGGTCTACTGCTTAAATTGGGCTACAAATAGGCCTACTATTACTAATGGGATAGAGTgagtgtttaaaaaaaagtttgaaatgttaattaataagtatatttttagCATCTTGCACACATTATCAACTTGGccttaacacaaaaacaaaggtaCGACCAAATACTTTTTATATCCTTTGTACAGTCGAAGGTGTTGAAAATCTGTCGTTATGTCTGCACTGTTTTCTACTTTCTGAATTAGAATGCAATTAAAATACCCAAAAAGTGATATTTAAGTCTTTCAGAATGCACATGTACTTTTCTTtagaataacatttttctttgtagtttttatttaaaatgtggtGATCAAAGAATTACTTTGAGACTGATGGAATAATCAGAGTGGGTGCATTTTGGCGGtacaaaaaattcatttttgtCATATTCTATAATTTTCTCTTAATCATTAAACAATGTTTTCCCATCAATTTTTAGTGGCTTTTATGCTAGTCTACTGATGGTTACACTACTTAATTTCTATGGAACAATTATTCACTTCCACTGTACATTTATCTCATGCAACAAAACTGACATGTGGGTATATAGAACATACAGTATAGACCTTATGCTGTGCTGATGGTCTTTGAATAAGTAAAACAACAGTTTACAGGAGGATATAAAAGTCAGTGATAGCATTAGATCTCTATATAGATTCTTCACCTGcaatacatgtatattatttctGACTCTATCATCTGCTGATATATAAACTGCTTAATTACTATATAGGTAaggtgtttttattcatttcttatacTAAACATACAGTTTGAACAAGCCATGATATAATGAAGATTTAATAGCACATTTACAAAAAAGTAATGCAGATATATACAAAACTGTCTATTGTTCATACTGCTGGACttcacatatacatacatatatttattaaaacaagatataaagtaatacaaatatatataatactgtcTACTGTTCATATTTCTAGActtcacatatacatatatatatacttattaaaacaagatataaagtaatacagacatataaactgctcaaaaaattaaaggaacaagtatgttttcttgtataatttatctcaatgtttcaaatgtgataatatttttatttttttacgtaatttgcctcatttcagttccatctgtatccattttttaatgtgtaacgaacggtaaaacatggagaaataaaatttttaaaaatgactactatcaccaaaactgatatcccatatgaaacaatactttaaagagtttacatgcatttattcaagaaaggtttgaaacattcaatatctagagTAACCTCCACAGGCTGTGACACCGATTTGACACACTTCGAATCAGcctatcgatgttatcttggggtatggtAGCCCACTTGTCTACCAGGGCTTGTcagagttcctgtacattctgagaaTGGTGCTGGCATTCACCAACATGCCTCGACAACATATCTCAACAATGTTCAATgggatttatatatttttattttttcaacagttaAGGTAATATGTGTTAACTCGCCAATGGCTCAATTTCTATTATATTACTGGTAGGATCTACAGTTTCTTATTTTTGATCCTTAAAGcaataaagataaaacaaccTTTCAAATGTTATATTGGTTGTCACATGCATTCATTTCAGGAAGTGTGAACAATATGAAGATTGACATACCaagttatctttaaaataaatgagTAAGAATGTAGTAGAAATACTTTCATTctataatgttaataaacattttaaagcatCTTATAAACTTATGTACTAAAAATCTGAAACCTGATAATCCATTAAGTTTATTTATCACATCATAAAGCAATATTCTGCACCAACAAAGTTAGACACAAGAGActggaataataaatataaggaCACTGTAACACAATGTTTGTTCTCAACAGAAggttaattttattgtataaacatGACAACCATCACATGTAACATCAGAAAATTATACACATAGTCAAATTAAGAGTTTAACAATTTCCCCAATTGCATAATGGAGAAATATCTAGTCCTACTGAACTACAAACAGAGAAGTtacaattttcctatactgaaaatgtatttctgataagtatTTCCCTCCTCTCACAAGAGATTAACTACACTTGTTCGTTGCTGCCCTCTATAAGCAAACGTTTTCTTTATGATGCCACAAACCTTCTGCTCCCCCTATTGAAATCAAGTGATTCTAACGTGTCTCTCATATAAATCATAATGTGCCACCTTTTCACCACTAGGAGCATAGTATACTCATGTGATGCATGTGACCCCCTCCATGCAcctttactgaactatcactttgaagtttggcagAAGATGGAAGCACTGGAAAAGAGTAGGGAGGAAAGTTATAACTTCCTATAAGGTAGTTCCATCCTCTTgcagctagaatcccacattgatcAGGGTGGAAAAGGAAAGGAGAACATCTGAGTGGGAAATAATGTGGTATGAATGTGATCTTAATCAGATAAAGATATTGTAACTCAATCCCACAACGAGAAAAGTGGGACTTTTGGGACTGCTAGGGTGTGGCAGACAGCACTCAGTGAATCAACTATATCCAAAATCTCCTTGTGGGATACTGATGTATGTGTGAGGGTAAGATAAGGATCATACCATTTTTACCTCAAACCCAAGAATTGGAGAACTGAGCACTATAAATATCCATGAGGATTATCTCTGAACAACTTATCCAGGAACTGGACATTTGGTATCAAAAGAATATCTATCACATGCAATCAACTCCTCAAAACATGAAGCAGGCCAAGACCATCCAAATGGCAATAACTTCCTCATAAGAAGAGCAAACAAGGAATATCCAGAAATAGAACTGGAACATTTCCATGTACTGCCACTGTGACTGACAACACAGATGGAGGAAATCAAGAGAGGAAGAAAGACAACCCAAAATTTGTGTGAggatttatgttgattggttcactctAAATCTAAAACAGGGTACTGACATTCACACAAGGACAGAGTGATGGCTCCCAAATGAAGGGGTGAGCCGCATTCTGAAGTCTCATTCCATGGTACTGATTATTGCAAATTGGGTGATATTATGTTATCTACACTTGCAGAACAACAGTGCTCTATGCTCCACTAAATGGTTATAGCCATCTTTGTGTGGAATCCATTCAGGATGCCTCCACTGTCAACTACCCAAGCGAATTTGAAATGGTAAGTAGAAAGACTTCCATAGTCCACTATAAGAAAATGGCAGTGAAAATGTGTTGGAGTATCTGGAGGAACATCACCACCTGAGACAATGCAATAAGTGATCTTGGAACCCTATTTATTCACTTGAGAGATGGTAGAGATTGGAATATATCCCATTCTGCTTTAACTATGAAGTATATGGGTGATACAGTTTGGAACAGGTCAtaattatgaagcaaaatatcatGAGGATATTCACATACAAGTGATCATGTGAAATatcccatctcaacagtgagcaTTGTGAAGCCATGGAAGATAAAGTGCACTGTAACATAGCTGGTTACAGTGTAGATTTAGAATTAAATAACATCTGGTCAGTCACCACTTGCCATGGAGTGGGATCCATaggataaaaagtaaataaatgtccTGAGAAAAAACGtattaataaaaacttactaGTTGGAGACCCACCAAAGTCTGAAGCATGGCCAAAGGTGGTAAATGAAACCTCAATGAAGAAGAAACTGTGAAATGATGGAGGTAGTGGGAAATAAATGTACTGGTAGTGGTCCACATGATGAAATGCAGAATCTCCTCTGAACGACAAAGATGAGAAGCAGGGGAAAAGTATAGTGTCAGATCTGATGGCAGGACCACTAGAACCAAGGCCAGGAGAAAGCAGGTAGGGAGGAATAGGCCAATCGGTCAACAAGGCAGACAGAAGTGGTAAGAGTACAATGTGCAAGATCATGATGGAAGGAAGATTGCTAGGGGATCAGAGTAGTGAACATGTATCCAGGAAGGGGACAATATGGGCTATATAAAAATGAAGATTTCTGATTGGACAAAGAGGAATTTACAGATCTGGTCAAGAGTAAAGGAGGGAATTAGAAGATTAGCAGGAAGAGGAAAATGGTAGTCATAACTGTAACCTCCAAAATAGTAAGGCCAACTTCAGAATGCATTGCACAGAAAGTAGTGCTTTCTTCACTCCTAGAATTacagacacaaatatataaatatagttagaAAGTGATATGACAAGTATTCCATCAGACTTTAAGAAATGATAGCTACAATATTATTCAGAAAAAGAAATTTTAGTAATGTCCAAAATAGTCTTTCATTATTCTTAACCacagaaaaatacacatttaaacatATCCTTTGTTAttgaatttataaaaatgaagtttagacttgaatacagttaaaatataataatgagtAAAATTACTCAGAAGTTGTGACAtttcaagaaaaagtaaaagatgGATTGAAAGCTGATACAAAGAATCTAATGTTCTGATACTAAATGCTGAGAGTTGGTGATGCAAAGAAACTAACTGGTCTAATAttagtgaataaaaacaaaaactgcagaaagtttttctacatttcttttaCTAAGTCCATTATGTATATCAAACTGAAGACATAAAATTAGTACTTCAAATCTCCATTTTGTTGGCCACACATCACTAAATTGGACACCTTTCTTTCAATACCAGAGCTTGTCAGCTGTGGTGGTCATAATGATAGACAGGGTATCTTTTGTTTAATAGCAGAACTTGTCGGCTTGGTGAATATAATGATAAACAGAATGTCTTTTGTTCAATACCAGGACTTTCTGATGAcatgaaacccacttgaagtaaaaatatattctcaagatggctggtatggatattaaaactttgattaaaataaagtccagaacaacgttttgaccttcttaggtcatcttcaggttaacaaagagaatttacaaCTGACTGTTGCCAGGCACAAGTCTTAAAGTCTTTATAGCTCCTCAACAGTTGATAGGCtgagtatgtttggtgactgAATTTGAATCTGAAACCCACAGACtgcaagtcaagtgccctaaccaccagaccatgctaGTGTCCCACATCTGAGTGATTAAAATGCCTCATTAAGTTTCAGCAGTCATTACTTGAAaactaatatgatatttttaatgaaacaaacaaattatggtGAAGACCAATATGTTAATGTGTCATAGGTTTTAGGATAGATAAGGTTGTGTTCAGTGAAGTGAGTGTGCCCTCACAGCCCACATAATTGCATAGTGGAGCATATGTCTCTAAGACATGTGcctggcaatggtcagttgcaaactctctctgtttaactgaagatgacctgagaaggttgaaatgttgttctgcacttcttttaattaaagtttcatacTAGTCTTGAGAATACATCAATACCAGAACTTGTCAGCTGTCTCTTCTTACATTCACCACAACTGACACGTTCTAGTACTGAATTAAAGTACTTATTCATACTAGTCTTGAGAATACATCAATACCAGAACTTGTCAGCTGTCTCTTCTTACATTCACCACAACTGACACGTTCTAGTACTGAATTAAAGTACTTATTCATACTAGTCTTGAGAATACATCAATACCAGAACTTGTCAGCTGTCTCTTCTTACATTCACCACAACTGACACGTTCTAGTACTGAATTAAAGTACTTATTCATACTAGTCTTGAGAATACATCAATACCAGAACTTGTCAGCTGTCTCTTCTTACATTCACCACAACTGACACGTTCTAGTACTGAATTAAAGTACTTATTCATACTAGTCTTGAG of the Tachypleus tridentatus isolate NWPU-2018 chromosome 13, ASM421037v1, whole genome shotgun sequence genome contains:
- the LOC143237495 gene encoding uncharacterized protein LOC143237495 gives rise to the protein MESPHMYDRPLLEVEDFKCNRNIGSTVNPAKKDFLLAELSSPEFSFNLQDFITANISQNSFTELTDSAKSTPTTAFNQVHRPVELSPLKGMPRQLSFAIEHNEIESTIDVKQEPGDLDNSGQYLSLGACSNQYSVGTGTRTVSGSSTQSSSVATTVLNSSSETVLGQRLVEGMHHSLDGCSSNYQGKKKSKKTVNKNSDEYRRRRERNNIAVRKSRERAKFRSRETEHKVSELSRENNSLRNRVQLLTKELGVLRSLLTNVGVPRESVDFEIAKFVQIDFHDHM